TTGCGCAGGAAGGCCTGACCCGTGTGCGTGAGGACTGGAAGTGAGCCTGAGTGCTGCCCGGCATTGGGTGTTTGATATGGACGGCACGTTGACCCGTGCCGTCCACGACTTTGATGCCATCAAACGGGCGCTGGATATCCCTTTAGAGGACGATATTCTGGGGCATCTGGCAGCCTTGCCCAGTGAGCTTGCAGCCGCCAAACACGCTTGGCTGATGGAGCATGAGCGGGAGCTGGCTGTTAATTCTGTTGCCGCTCCGGGAGCGGTTGAGCTGGTACGTAGTCTGCACGCTCGCGGATGTCGCTTGGGCATTCTGACCCGTAATGCGTACGAGCTGGCCTGGGTGACCCTAGAGGCGATTGGCATCGCCGAATGTTTTGAGCGTGCCGATGTGATCGGCCGAGATGAAGCCGCGCCCAAGCCAGACCCCGCAGGCTTGCTGCTGTTGGCTAAGGCTTGGCAGATCAGCCCGGAAAATCTGGTGATGGTCGGTGATTACCGCTTTGATCTGGAGTGCGCTCGGGCTGCGGGAGCACGTAGTGTGCTGGTCAATCTGCCGGAAAACCCATGGCCGGAACTGACTGACTACTTCGCTGTGGATTGCTCCGCACTGCATCAATCGCTCTGACGATTAATGACAGCAGCCCCCTGATTCCAAATCTTTAAGAATTGGGCAATCAGGGCGGTCGTTGCCCTGGCAGTGTTGAATCAGATCCTTGAGCGTGTCGCGCAGGCTGCTCAGCTCGCTGATCTTGCGCTCCAACTCATCAATATGCCCTTGCGCCAGTGCCTTTACATCGGCACTGGCGCGCTGGCGGTCTTCCCATAAGGCCAGCAACTGGGCGACATCCGCCAACGAAAAGCCCAGGTCCCGCGAACGTTTGATAAAGGCCAGACGGTGCAAGTCTTGCACCGTGTAGACGCGGTAGCCGCTGTCAGTACGCTGGGCCGCGGGCAGCAGGTCGATGCTTTCGTAATAGCGAATCATCTTGGCACTAAGGCCGGAGCGTTTTGCCGCCTGACCGATATTCATGACTCATTCCTCGCTCGCTTAAGCATGGTGTTGGGGTTTCCACAGTTTCAGCAGCAGAGCGTTACTGACCACACTGACGCTGCTCAGGGCCATGGCCGCACCTGCCAGCATGGGGTCAAGCAGGCCGCAGGCTGCCAGTGGAATGCCTACCATGTTGTAAACAAAGGCCCAGAACAGGTTCTGGCGGATTTTGTTGTACGTGCGGCGGCTGATCTCCAGCGCATCAGCCACCAGGCGTGGGTCGCCGCGCATCAGGGTAATCCCTGCGGCATGCATGGCCACGTCGGTGCCGCTGCCCATGGCAATGCCCACATCTGCTGCGGCCAAGGCTGGGGCATCGTTGATGCCGTCACCGACCATGGCCACAACCCCCTCTTTGCGCAGGTTGCTGATGATCTCGGCTTTGTTTGCGGGCAGGACTTCAGCGTGGGCCTGGGTAATGCCCAGGGCACTGGATACGGCTCTGACGCTGCCGGAGTTGTCGCCACTGATTAAATGGCTGGCGATACCTTGTGCGCTAAGTGCGGCGATGCCCTGTGCTGCACCCTCTTTAAGCGTGTCACCAAAGGCAAACAGGCCAATCACGTGGGGCTGTGGTGACAGCTCCAGTAACCACGACAGGGTGCGGCCTTCGTTCTCCCACGCCAGTGCGCTAGCAGCGAGGTCACCTTGGTCCAGACCTTGTTCGTTCAGCAGGCGACGGTTGCCCAGTGCCAGCTGGCGCTCACCGATCTCGCCTTGGATACCGCGTCCCGGTAGCGTCTGGCTATTGCTCAGGGCGGGCAAGGACAGCTCGCGTTCAATACACGCCTCCAGCACCGCTTTGGCCAGTGGGTGCTCGCTGCCACGTTGCAGTGCCCCGGCCAGTTGCAGCAGTTGCTCGTCATTGCCATCTGCTGCAAGCAGGTGAGCAATGCGCGGCGTGCCTGACGTCAGTGTGCCGGTCTTGTCGAAGGCCACGGTATTCACCGAATGGGCAACTTCCAGTGCTTCAGCATCCTTGATGAGGATGCCGTGGCGGGCTGCAACACCCGTGCCTGCCATGATTGCAGTCGGCGTCGCCAGCCCCAGTGCGCACGGGCAAGCGATTACAAGTACGGCGATGGCGTTGAGCAAGGCCGTTTCAAGTCCGGCGCCGAGCAGCAGCCAGATTCCCAGTGTGGCCAAAGCGATCAGCAAAACCGCAGGTACGAAAATCTGGCTGACCTTATCCACCAGTTTTTGAATCGGCGCTTTCTTCGCTTGGGCGTCCTCCACCAAGCGGATGATGCGAGAGAGTACAGTTTCGGCGCCCAGGGCAGTGGTCTCGACCAGCAGCCGCCCCTCACCATTGATGGCGCCTGCAGTGATACTGTCGCCCGTCTGTTTGGGAATAGGCAGGCTTTCGCCGCTGATCAGGGATTCGTCCGCATGGCTCTGGCCTTCAAGCACGCGGCCATCCACAGGGAAGCGTTCGCCCGGCTTCACCACAATCTGGTCACCCAAACGCAGCTCACTGAGGGACACCCACTGCTCAAGGCCGTCACGCAGGCGCAGTGCTTGCTCGGGTCGCAGCGCCTGTAGCGCGCGGATGGCGCTGGTGGTTTGGCGTTTGGCGCGGCTTTCCAGATACTTCCCGAGCAGGATCAAGGTAATGATTACGGCCGAGGCCTCGAAGTACAGGTGAGGCATCTCCCCGTGTGTACTGTTGGCCCATTGATAAAGGCTCAGGCCATAGGCTGAACTGGTACCGATGGCGACCAATTGATCCATATTGCCTGCGCCATTACGCAGTGCGCTCCAGGCGGCGCGATAAAACCGGGCGCCGAAGATGAACTGGACGGGAGTCGCCAGGGCGAACTGTACCCAGGCAGGCAACATCCAGTGCAGGCCGAAGGGCTCAAGCAGCATGGGTAGCACCAGAGGGGCGGTTAGGACGATGGCCAGGATCAACATCAGGCGTTCGCGTTGCAGGCTGCGTTCTGCGTTGTTTAGCGCTGGCGCAGCTGGACTGACCAGGTTGGCGTTGTAGCCGGCTTTTTTGATAGTCGCGATCAGTTCGTCGCTGCGTGTCCCAGCGAGAACGCGAACGGTGGCGCGCTCATTGGCCAGGTTGACGCTGGCATCGAGTACCGCCGAATGTTTATTGAGTGCCCGCTCGATGCGCCCTGAGCAGCTTGAGCAGGTCATGCCTTGAATGCTCAGCTCAAGTGTCTCAGTAGGTACGCTGTAGCCTGCTTTGTCGATGCTGTTCACCAATATGGCCAGGCTACCTGCGGGTGCTTCCACGCGGGCTTGTTCATTGGCCAGGTTGACGCTGACGAGGCTTACTTCGGGAATCTTATTGAGTGCCCGTTCTACACGGCCGGCACAACTGGCGCAGGTCATTCCGCTGACGGGAAGGGTAAAGGTGCTTGGACGGGGCATGGCTGCACTCCTTTTGATCTCGCCCTAGAGGATCATCCTTGCCATGTGGTTAAGGTCAAGTCTGATAGAGGCGGCTTGACCTTAACCACATGGCAAGGTGCAGACTGTACGCCGTCTTAACATTACAGATCAGGAGATCATTATGTCAGCAACAACCGTTCACACGTTTCAGGTCGAAGGCATGACCTGCCAGCATTGCGTCAAAGCCGTTACTGAGGCTGTTAAAGCCGTCGATGCTTCTGCGGAGGTTAAGGTGCAGTTGAATAGTGGGGTTGTGCAGATCACCAGCGACCAGTCCGATGATGCGCTGATCATCGCCATTGCTGAGGCAGGCTATGGTGCTGGTTTGGTCTGATCATAAGCTGTGCAACACATCCAGTCGCGCACCAGGCCCCTGAAACAGGCGTCGATGATGGTTGCCGTGTCGTGCTCCAAGTCGAAAATCCCCGGGTCACGCAGCCAGTCCTCAAACATACCGACGATGACTGCGTGTACCGCACGCGCTGCCAGACGCGGGGTGACGTCCGGGTAGAGGCGTGGCAGTACGGCCGGGGTGCTGAACTGTTGTTCACACAACTCGATGAACAAATTGATGAAGGCTTCGTGCTGCTCTTCGGCTGGGCGCAGTTCTTCAGTGAACTCACAGCGACGCAGCAGAATGGTGAAGATGCGCTGTTTCTTGTGGTCGCGAGCCAGGCCGGCTACGGCATCAATACACAGTAAGCGCAATGTGTGCAGTGGGTCACGCTCTGGGCAGCCGCGTACCCGCTCAACCAATTGCTCAGGGGGCAGGCACACCTGATTGAGCATTGCGTTGAACAGGTCTGCCTTATTCGCAAAGTGCCAGTAAACCGCGCCCCGTGTTACGCCAGCATGCCGGGCAATATGCTCCAGGCTGGTATGCGCAACACCTTTTTCCAGAAATAGCGCTTCGGCTGCTTCCAGAATAGTGATGCGGGTTTTTTCGGCGTCTTCTTTGGTTCTGCGCATGGCGAGCTTGGAATAACTGGCTAGTCTCAGTTCTGAATAATGGTTGAAAACTGATAATAAGCCATTTACAGACAAGTTTGTATGTAAATGGAGTGGATTGCCTCGCATCATATGGAGACATACATGCGCTTTTTTTGCCCAGGAGCGGCTGTTGCCGGTGCGCTGTTACTGATTGCACAGCCAATCCCATCCTATGCGGCCGATGCACCGCCACCGCCGGAAGTCGTCGTAGAAATGGTACGCAGTTCACTTTTGCCATTGGAATACGAATATTCCGCACGTACCGCTGGATACCGTGAAGTCCAGCTTCGGGCTCAAGTCAGCGGCATTTTGCAAGAGCGTACTTACCTTGAGGGCAGCCGGGTCAGCAAAGGGCAGGTCATGTTCCGGATTGATCCCCGCACCTATGAGGCTGCGCTAAGCCGGGCCAAAGGGGCGTTGGCGCAAGAGCAGGCGCGTTATCGCCAAGCCGAGCGGAATCTGGGACGAATTCGTGAGTTGCAGAAAAAAGGCTTTGCCAGCGAAAGCGAGCTGGATAACGCCATTTCCAATTTTGAGCAGAGCAAGGCCAATATTCAGGCTGCTGAGGCCGAAGTTAAAGCGCGTCAGATTGACCTCGAATACACCACTGTTAAAGCCCCGATTTCTGGGATTACCAGTAAGGAAACGGTATCTGAAGGTAGTCTGATGGTAGCGGGTGACCCTAACGCCAGCTTGCTGAGTAATATCACTCAGCTTGACCCGATTTACGTCAACTTTGCCGTACCGGATACGGACATGGAAAGCGTCCGTAACGGCTTGCACAACGGCACTTTGATCATGCCCGAGGACGGCAAGCTGATGGTCAAGGTGATGTATGGTGATGGCACGGTCTATCCCCAAGAAGGCACGGTGAACTTTACTGACAGCCTGGTCGATCGCAGTACGGGGGCCGTGAGTATTCGGGCGGTAGTGCCAAACCCTGAACAGTCACTGCTGCCAGGGCAGTTTGTGCGGGTCCAAGTCCATGGTCTGACTCAGCCCAATGCCATAACGGTTCCGGAACAAGCCGTTTCCCAAGGTCCGGCGGGAACGTTTGTGTATGTTGTGGATGAAAGCAACACGGCCCGCATGCGGATCGTCAGCACCGGGCCAACGGTCAAGGGGCGTTGGGTGATTCTCTCGGGAGTGGCGCAGGGAGATCGCGTGATTGTCGAGGGCGTTCTCAAAGTTCGCCCGGATGTGCCCGTGAAGGTGGTTGATACACCTGCCCGCCAGTCTTAAGGAGCGTCTACCGTGATCTCACGCTTCTTCATCGACCGCCCGGTTTTCGCTGCCGTTATCTCCATCATCATCGTGCTGGCCGGTTTGATGGCCATGCGTTCGCTGCCGGTGGCGCAGTATCCGCAGATTCTCCCGCCTGAGGTCTCGGTTACCGCGACCTATTCTGGCGCCAGCGCCCAAGTGATTGCTGAAACCGTTGCGGCACCGCTGGAACAGTCCATCAACGGCGTGGAGGGCATGATTTACCAGCAGTCCAACTCCGGCGGTGATGTGATGAGCCTGTCGGTGTACTTCAAAGTCGGTGTTGATCCCGACCAGGCCACCATCGACGTCAACAACCGGGTTCAGGCCGCTTTGGCCAAACTCCCTGAAGAGGTGCGGCGCCAGGGGGTGAAAGTAGAGAAAAAGTCGTCGGACATTCTTCAGGTCGTCACCCTGTTCTCGCCTGATGATTCGCTGGACCCGGTCTATATCAGTAATTACGCACTGATCAATGTGATCGACGAACTCAAGCGCCTGCCCGGTGTGGGGGATGTTGCCCAGTTTGGTTCTAAAGATTATTCCATGCGCATCTGGTTGCGACCGGACAAGCTGGCTCAGTACAACCTGACGCCGACCGATGTGGTCAACGCCATTCGTGAGCAGAACTCTCAGTTTGCGGCAGGTTCGTTTGGTCAGCAGCCGCTGAAACAGGATCAGGCCTTTACTTACACGGTGACGACACAAGGCCGCTTTACCAAGCCAGAAGAATTCGAGCAGGTGATTCTGCGCAGCGACGATACCGGAGCCAGTCTGCTGCTCAAGGATGTGGCTCGGATTGAGTTAGGCGCCCAAGACTACTCCCTCAAAACTTCGCTAAACGGCCAGCAGAACGCGGCGTTTGGGGTGTACTTGCAGCCGGGTGCGAATGCGCTGGATACGGCTGAAGCCGTCAATAAGGCCCTTGAGCGTCTGGCTCAGAACTTTCCGCAGGGCATGAGCTACAAGGTGCCCTACGACACCACCAAATTTGTGGAAGTGTCGATTGAGGAGGTGATCCACACCTTCTTTGAAGCGCTGGTGCTGGTGGTACTGGTGGTCTTCGTGTTCTTGCAGAACTGGCGGGCAACGCTGATCCCTGTGTTGGCGATTCCAGTGTCGTTGGTCGGCACGTTCGCCGGTATGTACGCACTGGACTTTTCCATCAACTTGCTGACCTTGTTCGGCATGGTGTTAGCCATCGGTATCGTGGTGGATGACGCCATTGTGGTGATCGAAAACGTCGAGCGGGTGATGGCCACAGATAAGATTGGCCCCCGCGAGGCGACCATCAAGGCCATGGAGGAGGTGACCGGGCCGATCATCGCCATTGTGCTGGTGCTGTGCGCGGTGTTTGTCCCGGTGGGATTTCTCGGTGGATTGGCCGGGGAGATGTATAAACAGTTTGCGATCACCATTGCGGTGTCGGTGGTGATCTCCGGGATCGTAGCGCTGACATTGAGCCCGGCGCTGTGCGCCTTGCTGCTTAAACCAGGGCAGCATGAACCTGCGGCGCCGTTTCGGGCGTTTAACCGGGTGTTTGAGCGGATCACCCATGGTTATGCCGCGGGTGTGCGTTTCTTCCTCAAACGGGCCTTTATCGGCCTGCTGCTTTTTGGCGGGATGATCGCGCTGATGCTGCTGCTGTTCAGTCGGGTGCCCAGCTCTTTGGTGCCCAGTGAGGATCAGGGGTACGTGTTGAATGCCTATTACCTGCCACCTGCTGCATCCCTGAGCCGAACTTCTGAACTGACTGGCGAAGTCACTAAGCAGCTCATGGATCATCCTGCGGTGGAAAACGTAGTGACCTTTGCCGGGTTTGACATCCTTACATTCGGTACACGCAGCAACGCTGGGGTGTCTTTCGTCCCCCTTAAGGATTGGAGTGAACGGACAACGCCAGAGTTGGACGCGCGCAACCTTACTCAGACCTTTATGGCGATGGGCGCCGCACAGAAGGATGGTGTGGTGCTGAGTTTCAATCCGCCACCCATTACCGGTATGAGCACCACCGGAGGATTTGAAGGCTTTATTCAGGACCGTACTGGCGGCTCGGTGGAGCAGTTGGCCGGTAAGATCAAGGCATTCGTTGCTGCTGCGGCCAAGCGCCCTGAACTGGCCGGTGTGCAGAGCACATTCAGTGCGGATGTGCCGCAGTACTACATTCATCTCGATCGCACCAAGGCAAGAGCCCTAGGTGTGCCGGTGAATGAGGTGTTTACGGCCATGCAGTCCACGTTCGGTAGCTACTACGTGAATGACTTCACTTTATATGGACGCACCTTCCAGGTCAGCCTGCAGGCTGAGTCGGACTTCCGTCGCAAGCCGGAAGACTTGTCCCAGGTATATGTGCGGGCGGCCAGCGGTGAGTTGGTGTCACTGTCCACGCTGGTTAGGGTTGAGCGCATTCTTGGGCCGGATACGTTTGCCCGTTTCAACGTTTATCCGGCTGCGAAGATTCTCGGCGGCCCTGCGCCGGGCTATAGCTCGGGGCAAGCGCTCAATGCCATACAGGAGGTAGCCGATGAGGTGCTGGGCAGCGACTACACCATCGGTTGGACTGGCTCGGCCTATCAGGAGTTGGAAACCCAGGGTTCAGGTAGCAGCGCGTTTGTATTCGGTCTGATCATGGTGTTTCTGATTCTGGCGGCCCAGTATGAGCGCTGGACATTGCCGCTGGCGGTAGTCACCGCCGTACCGTTTGCAGTCTTCGGTGCAATTCTGGCGGTGTGGTTGCGCGGGATTGAAAACGACCTGTATTTTCAGGTCGGGTTAGTGACACTGATCGGTCTGGCCGCGAAGAATGCGATTTTGATCGTTGAATTTGCGGTGCTTAACCGTGAACAGGGCATGGGCATTTTTGAATCCGCGTTGGAGGCTGCTCGTTTGCGCTTCCGCCCGATAATCATGACCTCGCTGGCTTTTATTCTGGGTGTTGTGCCCCTGGCCATCAGCTCTGGCGCCGGTTCTGCGAGCCGTCACTCCATTGGCACCGGGGTGATTGGAGGGATGCTGGCGGCAACATTGCTGGCAATTTTCCTGATTCCAATGTTCTACTTACTGGTCGAATCGATGGCTGCAAAGCTAAGCAGAGGCACCGCTAAAGCCGTCGACGAGCAGCACCTATAAAAAGGGAACGGGCAGGGAGTTGCCCGTTCTTATACCTCTCTGAGTGGCCATTGGCGCAGTAGTCCCCTGCAGTTACAGCGGTGCGCCTAAGCGATTGGATTGTTATGACATTACGCCTTCTCTTGATTCTGGGCGCGCTAAGCGCCTTCGGCCCTTTAGCCGTGGATTTCTACCTGCCAAGTTTTCCTGCCCTAGCTGAGCAGTTTTCGACGGATGTTGAACATGTTCAGCTGTCGCTGGCGTCTTACTTTGTTGGTCTAGCGATTGGCCAGCTGCTGTATGGGCCAATGGCTGATCGTTTCGGCAGGCGCAAACCGCTGTTGCTTGGAGTAACCCTGTTCTGCCTGGCATCGGTGATGTGCGCATTCGCCCCCAGCTTGGAGTGGCTGATCGCGGCCCGATTTGTTCAGGCGCTCGGGGGCTGTGCTGGCATGGTGGTGTCGCGGGCCGTGGTGCGCGATTTGTGTGACCCGATCAACTCAGCGAAAGTGTTCTCGCAGATGATGTTGGTAATGGGGCTGGCACCAATCCTTGCGCCACTGTTCGGTGGGTTGTTACTGAGCGCCTTTGGTTGGTCATCAATTTTCTACTGCCTGGCTATTTTCAGCGGCCTTTGCTTACTGGCTATTGCTCTGTGGTTGCCAGAAACCCTAGACAAGGATGCACCTCCCGCTCCCCTGAGTGGTGCTTTGCGCGAGTATCGACGTCTTTTTGATGACTTGCCGTTTATGGGGTATACCCTGAGCGGCGGTTTTGCCATGGCGGGGATGTTTGCCTATGTGGCGGGTTCTCCTTTCATCTTTATTGAGTTGTATGGCGTTGATCCCAAGCATTACGGTCTACTGTTCGGCAGTAATGCGCTGGGCTTTGTTCTGGTTGCTCAAGTCAACGCTTGGTTGGTGTCACGCCACGGACCGGCCCACTGGCTGAATATCGCGGTATGGATTTATCTGCTCTGTGGTTTAGCGTTATTGCTTGTGGCTCTGGCTAAGCCTGTTGCCTTGTGGCCCTTGTTGATCCCTCTGTTCGGCTGCATCGCCTGCTTAGGGATATTGATGCCTAATGCATCAGCCTGCGCTATGGCCGGGCAAGGTAGCCATGCAGGAAGTGCGTCTGCATTGATGGGGAGCTTGCAGTTCGTTATATCCGCCAGCACCGCGAGCCTGGTTGGCGTGCTGCACGATGGCACAGCATGGCCGGTGGCCGTACTGATCTTCAGCTGCGGTGTGCTGGCTGTGTTTTTCTCACTCTTTACCCGTTGGGCTGAGCAGCGTCAGCTCAAGCCTGCCGCCTAGCGTGCATCTGTGGCAGTGCCGGCAGGGCGTGTGGCGCCCTGATCCGGCGCTGTAAAGTGCTGAAAAATTCCCGGGCTTCTGTTTCTGTGTGAAACGTCACGCAGCTATGATCCAGCATGACTTGCCAGTTCTGACCGCTGACGGTTCTTTGAGGCTGGATTGCAATTTTCATGGGCTGCACTCCTGTTCAGAAGTGTTCAGTCTAGACCCATTTGCGCCAATGAAAATTGACATGAGACAGGCCCGGCAAGTACTGATGTGTTACCGGGCCCGATGCATGTTGTTCAACGGGCGGCCATTAGTTGGCCTGCTCCTGACGGCCACAGCTTTGCACTGCCAGTCCGGCCAGACGGGTAAATTCGGTTACCAGAGTAATATCCGCTTGGCTTGGACTGGCTGGGCGTGGGTAGTAGACGCCAAACGTCCCCAGCACATTTCCGCAGTCGTCCTTGAAGGGCAGCGACCAACAGGCCTGCAGGCCTGAACTCAGTGCTAAGTCTTGGTAACCCTGCCAGTTGGGGTGGGTGCTGATGTCCTCAGCGATGACCAGCTCTCCCGTGTAGGCTGCATGGCCACAAGAGCCTACGCCCGGATTAGCTTGTATGCCATCAATCGCCTGACAGTAGTTTTGCGGCAGGCTAGGCGCTGAGCCGATGTAAAGGCAGTGTTGGCTGTCGAGCAGCATGATCGACACACGCATATCCGGCTGTATAGCCTCCAGGCTGCGGGTGATGACATCCAGAATGTCTTCGAGAGACTTGTGCCCAAGGAGTTTGTCCAGCACAGCGTTGCGGGCTTGCTGTAAGTGTTGGGTTTGGTATCGCTCTTGTACATCACGCAGGCTACCGTGCAAGCAGCCATCTGGCTCACTGCGGTTAAGCTGAAGTTCTACACGGCGGACCTGGCCCTTATCCGTCAGCATCTGACACTCCAGGCGCAGGTTGCTTTGCACACCGTTACGCAGATCATCTAAGTGCTGGATTAATGGCATATGGCCCAGCTCTGGAATAAAGCGGTGCAGCGGGCTGCCTAGACTCTCATTGATATTGTGACCGCTGATTTGCTCCCACGCAGGGTTGAGGAAGCTCAAATGGTTGTTGCTGTCGATGATGAAGATTGCATCTGCTAGGTGATTCACCAGAGCGCGATAACGGCTTTCGCTGACTAGAAGCTCCTGATGCATTTTCTTCTGTTCGGTCAGGTCGATATCAATGTGATATTTCTCCAACTGGTCCAGACGGTTGCGGATAACCAGTTGGCTGGAGTGGACCCAAACCATGCTGCCGTCCTTGCGCTGTAGTTGGATTTCACCGGTGCTGACAGCCGAGCCGTTGCGCTGCCACAAGTGGCTGGCTGAGCTCATTTTGCTGCGTTGCAAAGGAGGGATTATCAGCTCTTCCATACGGCGGCCCAGTACTTCGTTGATGTTGTAGCCATACAACTGAGCGCTGGCCTCGTTCCAGAAAATCA
The Pseudomonas mendocina DNA segment above includes these coding regions:
- a CDS encoding cation transporter, with amino-acid sequence MSATTVHTFQVEGMTCQHCVKAVTEAVKAVDASAEVKVQLNSGVVQITSDQSDDALIIAIAEAGYGAGLV
- a CDS encoding heavy metal translocating P-type ATPase, with the protein product MPRPSTFTLPVSGMTCASCAGRVERALNKIPEVSLVSVNLANEQARVEAPAGSLAILVNSIDKAGYSVPTETLELSIQGMTCSSCSGRIERALNKHSAVLDASVNLANERATVRVLAGTRSDELIATIKKAGYNANLVSPAAPALNNAERSLQRERLMLILAIVLTAPLVLPMLLEPFGLHWMLPAWVQFALATPVQFIFGARFYRAAWSALRNGAGNMDQLVAIGTSSAYGLSLYQWANSTHGEMPHLYFEASAVIITLILLGKYLESRAKRQTTSAIRALQALRPEQALRLRDGLEQWVSLSELRLGDQIVVKPGERFPVDGRVLEGQSHADESLISGESLPIPKQTGDSITAGAINGEGRLLVETTALGAETVLSRIIRLVEDAQAKKAPIQKLVDKVSQIFVPAVLLIALATLGIWLLLGAGLETALLNAIAVLVIACPCALGLATPTAIMAGTGVAARHGILIKDAEALEVAHSVNTVAFDKTGTLTSGTPRIAHLLAADGNDEQLLQLAGALQRGSEHPLAKAVLEACIERELSLPALSNSQTLPGRGIQGEIGERQLALGNRRLLNEQGLDQGDLAASALAWENEGRTLSWLLELSPQPHVIGLFAFGDTLKEGAAQGIAALSAQGIASHLISGDNSGSVRAVSSALGITQAHAEVLPANKAEIISNLRKEGVVAMVGDGINDAPALAAADVGIAMGSGTDVAMHAAGITLMRGDPRLVADALEISRRTYNKIRQNLFWAFVYNMVGIPLAACGLLDPMLAGAAMALSSVSVVSNALLLKLWKPQHHA
- a CDS encoding HAD family hydrolase, with amino-acid sequence MSLSAARHWVFDMDGTLTRAVHDFDAIKRALDIPLEDDILGHLAALPSELAAAKHAWLMEHERELAVNSVAAPGAVELVRSLHARGCRLGILTRNAYELAWVTLEAIGIAECFERADVIGRDEAAPKPDPAGLLLLAKAWQISPENLVMVGDYRFDLECARAAGARSVLVNLPENPWPELTDYFAVDCSALHQSL
- a CDS encoding Bcr/CflA family multidrug efflux MFS transporter — protein: MTLRLLLILGALSAFGPLAVDFYLPSFPALAEQFSTDVEHVQLSLASYFVGLAIGQLLYGPMADRFGRRKPLLLGVTLFCLASVMCAFAPSLEWLIAARFVQALGGCAGMVVSRAVVRDLCDPINSAKVFSQMMLVMGLAPILAPLFGGLLLSAFGWSSIFYCLAIFSGLCLLAIALWLPETLDKDAPPAPLSGALREYRRLFDDLPFMGYTLSGGFAMAGMFAYVAGSPFIFIELYGVDPKHYGLLFGSNALGFVLVAQVNAWLVSRHGPAHWLNIAVWIYLLCGLALLLVALAKPVALWPLLIPLFGCIACLGILMPNASACAMAGQGSHAGSASALMGSLQFVISASTASLVGVLHDGTAWPVAVLIFSCGVLAVFFSLFTRWAEQRQLKPAA
- a CDS encoding efflux RND transporter permease subunit; amino-acid sequence: MISRFFIDRPVFAAVISIIIVLAGLMAMRSLPVAQYPQILPPEVSVTATYSGASAQVIAETVAAPLEQSINGVEGMIYQQSNSGGDVMSLSVYFKVGVDPDQATIDVNNRVQAALAKLPEEVRRQGVKVEKKSSDILQVVTLFSPDDSLDPVYISNYALINVIDELKRLPGVGDVAQFGSKDYSMRIWLRPDKLAQYNLTPTDVVNAIREQNSQFAAGSFGQQPLKQDQAFTYTVTTQGRFTKPEEFEQVILRSDDTGASLLLKDVARIELGAQDYSLKTSLNGQQNAAFGVYLQPGANALDTAEAVNKALERLAQNFPQGMSYKVPYDTTKFVEVSIEEVIHTFFEALVLVVLVVFVFLQNWRATLIPVLAIPVSLVGTFAGMYALDFSINLLTLFGMVLAIGIVVDDAIVVIENVERVMATDKIGPREATIKAMEEVTGPIIAIVLVLCAVFVPVGFLGGLAGEMYKQFAITIAVSVVISGIVALTLSPALCALLLKPGQHEPAAPFRAFNRVFERITHGYAAGVRFFLKRAFIGLLLFGGMIALMLLLFSRVPSSLVPSEDQGYVLNAYYLPPAASLSRTSELTGEVTKQLMDHPAVENVVTFAGFDILTFGTRSNAGVSFVPLKDWSERTTPELDARNLTQTFMAMGAAQKDGVVLSFNPPPITGMSTTGGFEGFIQDRTGGSVEQLAGKIKAFVAAAAKRPELAGVQSTFSADVPQYYIHLDRTKARALGVPVNEVFTAMQSTFGSYYVNDFTLYGRTFQVSLQAESDFRRKPEDLSQVYVRAASGELVSLSTLVRVERILGPDTFARFNVYPAAKILGGPAPGYSSGQALNAIQEVADEVLGSDYTIGWTGSAYQELETQGSGSSAFVFGLIMVFLILAAQYERWTLPLAVVTAVPFAVFGAILAVWLRGIENDLYFQVGLVTLIGLAAKNAILIVEFAVLNREQGMGIFESALEAARLRFRPIIMTSLAFILGVVPLAISSGAGSASRHSIGTGVIGGMLAATLLAIFLIPMFYLLVESMAAKLSRGTAKAVDEQHL
- a CDS encoding TetR family transcriptional regulator, producing the protein MRRTKEDAEKTRITILEAAEALFLEKGVAHTSLEHIARHAGVTRGAVYWHFANKADLFNAMLNQVCLPPEQLVERVRGCPERDPLHTLRLLCIDAVAGLARDHKKQRIFTILLRRCEFTEELRPAEEQHEAFINLFIELCEQQFSTPAVLPRLYPDVTPRLAARAVHAVIVGMFEDWLRDPGIFDLEHDTATIIDACFRGLVRDWMCCTAYDQTKPAP
- a CDS encoding efflux RND transporter periplasmic adaptor subunit — encoded protein: MRFFCPGAAVAGALLLIAQPIPSYAADAPPPPEVVVEMVRSSLLPLEYEYSARTAGYREVQLRAQVSGILQERTYLEGSRVSKGQVMFRIDPRTYEAALSRAKGALAQEQARYRQAERNLGRIRELQKKGFASESELDNAISNFEQSKANIQAAEAEVKARQIDLEYTTVKAPISGITSKETVSEGSLMVAGDPNASLLSNITQLDPIYVNFAVPDTDMESVRNGLHNGTLIMPEDGKLMVKVMYGDGTVYPQEGTVNFTDSLVDRSTGAVSIRAVVPNPEQSLLPGQFVRVQVHGLTQPNAITVPEQAVSQGPAGTFVYVVDESNTARMRIVSTGPTVKGRWVILSGVAQGDRVIVEGVLKVRPDVPVKVVDTPARQS
- the cueR gene encoding Cu(I)-responsive transcriptional regulator, which translates into the protein MNIGQAAKRSGLSAKMIRYYESIDLLPAAQRTDSGYRVYTVQDLHRLAFIKRSRDLGFSLADVAQLLALWEDRQRASADVKALAQGHIDELERKISELSSLRDTLKDLIQHCQGNDRPDCPILKDLESGGCCH